A single bacterium DNA region contains:
- a CDS encoding SDR family NAD(P)-dependent oxidoreductase translates to MSSLDGKIAIVTGASRGIGKGCALELGAAGATVYVTGRTFEEGSGSLAGSLESTVAEIEALGGRAVAVICDHADDAQVEALFERVASEAGELDVLVNNAFRVSPKLDPKVPFWETPLTDWDAMIDVGTRSAYVGTHCAARTMVPRGRGLIVNISSAGAIRFFHHLVYGVGKAALDRITKDAAQPLAAHGIAIVSLWPNVVKTERVLRLTNFDLDGAESLRFTGRAVVALAGDPEIMRYSGRAVTSRGLADAYGFKDVDGSLPDDSPWQPVG, encoded by the coding sequence ATGAGCTCGCTCGACGGAAAGATCGCGATCGTGACCGGAGCCAGTCGCGGGATCGGAAAGGGCTGCGCCCTCGAGCTCGGTGCGGCCGGTGCGACGGTCTACGTGACCGGGCGTACGTTCGAGGAAGGCTCGGGCTCGCTCGCTGGTAGCCTGGAGTCGACGGTCGCCGAGATCGAGGCTCTCGGAGGAAGGGCCGTGGCGGTGATCTGCGACCACGCCGACGACGCTCAAGTGGAAGCGTTGTTCGAGCGCGTAGCCAGCGAGGCCGGCGAGCTCGACGTGCTCGTCAACAACGCCTTCCGTGTTTCGCCGAAACTCGATCCGAAGGTCCCCTTCTGGGAGACGCCACTCACCGATTGGGATGCGATGATCGACGTGGGAACTCGTTCGGCCTACGTGGGAACCCACTGCGCGGCGCGGACGATGGTCCCACGAGGGCGGGGGCTGATCGTCAACATCAGCTCTGCGGGTGCGATCCGCTTCTTTCACCATCTGGTGTATGGGGTCGGCAAGGCTGCGCTCGACCGGATCACGAAGGACGCGGCCCAGCCTCTCGCGGCGCACGGCATTGCGATTGTCTCGCTGTGGCCCAACGTCGTGAAGACCGAGCGGGTACTGCGGCTGACGAACTTCGATCTGGACGGCGCCGAGTCGCTGCGTTTCACGGGCCGAGCGGTGGTCGCACTCGCGGGCGATCCAGAGATCATGCGGTACAGCGGACGGGCCGTGACATCCCGCGGATTGGCCGACGCCTACGGCTTCAAAGACGTGGACGGGAGCCTTCCCGACGATTCACCGTGGCAGCCCGTCGGATGA
- a CDS encoding LLM class flavin-dependent oxidoreductase, with translation MRFGVFYELQLPKPWKEDSELRLVQEAIEQVQVADRIGIDHAWAVEHHFLDEYSHCSASEVFLSALAAKTERIRVGFGIRQVIPNYNHPSRTAEAVAMLDLISNGRVDFGIGEGATRIELHGYGISAKRKQALSLEAAEQIANMMVMDPYPGFEGEGFSFPCRNVLPKPVQKPHPPMWLACSNRRTIETAARNGLGAMAFTFVDPVEAKTWADTYYSIIKSEECVPLGHTVNANIAVVAGFSLHNDPEEGRRRGMDGFGFFRYAINAMAANAFKPGRSTLYEEYEALRDQEGDQPMIPSPGIGTPGDFSKFIREFEDAGVDQIIFLQQGGRNRHEDICESLELFGSDVLPEFIGGKEEKEAKKAEELAPYFEKALARKQFMPSLSDDEIPIVEASRDRRTFYRK, from the coding sequence ATGAGATTCGGTGTTTTCTACGAACTTCAGCTTCCAAAACCCTGGAAGGAAGATTCGGAACTTCGATTGGTTCAGGAAGCGATCGAACAGGTTCAGGTCGCCGATCGGATCGGGATCGATCATGCGTGGGCAGTCGAACATCACTTCCTGGACGAGTATTCGCATTGTTCGGCCTCTGAGGTCTTTCTCTCCGCGCTCGCCGCCAAGACCGAGCGCATTCGCGTTGGATTCGGCATTCGGCAGGTGATCCCCAACTACAATCATCCGTCACGCACAGCAGAGGCGGTCGCGATGCTCGACCTGATCTCGAATGGGCGGGTCGACTTCGGGATCGGCGAGGGCGCGACGCGAATCGAGCTCCATGGTTATGGCATCTCGGCCAAGCGCAAGCAGGCGCTCTCACTCGAGGCCGCCGAACAGATCGCCAACATGATGGTGATGGACCCCTATCCGGGCTTCGAGGGAGAGGGCTTCTCGTTCCCCTGCCGCAACGTACTCCCCAAACCCGTTCAGAAACCGCATCCCCCGATGTGGCTGGCCTGTAGCAATCGTCGGACCATCGAGACGGCGGCGCGAAACGGCCTCGGCGCGATGGCCTTTACCTTCGTCGATCCTGTGGAGGCCAAGACTTGGGCAGATACCTATTACTCGATCATTAAATCAGAGGAATGTGTACCGCTCGGCCACACGGTCAATGCCAATATCGCCGTGGTCGCCGGCTTCTCGCTTCACAACGATCCCGAAGAGGGGCGTCGACGTGGAATGGATGGTTTTGGCTTCTTTCGTTATGCGATCAATGCGATGGCCGCGAATGCATTCAAGCCCGGCCGAAGCACGTTGTACGAAGAATACGAGGCGCTGCGCGATCAAGAGGGAGACCAACCCATGATCCCCAGTCCCGGGATCGGCACTCCTGGTGACTTCAGCAAGTTCATTCGCGAATTCGAGGATGCGGGGGTCGACCAGATCATCTTCCTGCAACAGGGCGGTCGGAATCGGCACGAAGACATCTGCGAGAGCCTCGAACTCTTCGGGTCCGATGTGTTGCCCGAATTCATCGGCGGAAAGGAAGAGAAGGAGGCGAAGAAGGCGGAAGAACTGGCGCCCTATTTCGAGAAGGCGCTGGCGCGGAAGCAGTTCATGCCGTCGCTCTCGGACGATGAAATCCCCATCGTAGAGGCATCGCGCGATCGAAGGACCTTCTACCGAAAGTAG